One Gordonia sp. SID5947 genomic region harbors:
- a CDS encoding M24 family metallopeptidase — protein sequence MYLGAQLFTDSEYEQRLTRVREMMDRQGLSAIIVTDPANIFYLIGYNAWSFYTPQMLFVPIDGDMVFFAREMDAHGAHRTTWLGEDQIVGYPESYVHRPHVHPFDWVAWALRQRFLIAPASKGSVGLEMDSHFFSPKAYRALYNAIPEWKLVDNFELVNWVRSVKSDAEVQLMRQAGMVCSEAMRAAIDTIDVGVRQCDAAAAISQAQITGTDDFGGDYPAIVPMMPTGAAADTPHLTWHQGTFVEDEAVVIELTGAHKRYHCPLARTVSLGKPSKDLDYVANATAEGLNNVLDTIRPGVATRELASTWNWTLAKYGLEKPSRLGYSIGIGYPPDWGERTISIRTEDETVLETNMTFHIVCGMWMDDYGFELSESVRVSPTGVETFTSFPRELIRK from the coding sequence ATGTACCTGGGCGCTCAGCTGTTCACCGACAGCGAGTACGAGCAGCGGCTGACCCGTGTCCGCGAGATGATGGACCGACAGGGACTCTCGGCGATCATCGTCACCGATCCGGCCAACATCTTCTACCTGATCGGCTACAACGCGTGGTCGTTCTACACCCCGCAGATGCTGTTCGTGCCGATCGACGGCGACATGGTGTTCTTCGCCCGTGAGATGGATGCGCATGGCGCACACCGCACCACATGGCTCGGCGAGGACCAGATCGTCGGTTACCCCGAGAGCTACGTGCACCGTCCACACGTCCATCCCTTCGACTGGGTGGCCTGGGCACTGCGCCAACGCTTCCTCATCGCGCCGGCCTCCAAGGGTTCGGTGGGCCTGGAGATGGACTCACACTTCTTTTCTCCCAAGGCTTATCGGGCGCTGTACAACGCGATCCCGGAGTGGAAGCTCGTCGACAACTTCGAGTTGGTCAACTGGGTGCGGTCGGTCAAGTCCGACGCCGAGGTGCAGCTCATGCGGCAGGCGGGAATGGTGTGCTCGGAAGCGATGCGCGCCGCGATCGACACCATCGATGTGGGTGTGCGCCAATGCGATGCCGCCGCGGCCATCTCTCAGGCGCAGATCACCGGTACGGACGATTTCGGTGGCGACTATCCGGCGATCGTGCCGATGATGCCGACCGGAGCCGCGGCCGACACCCCGCATCTCACCTGGCATCAGGGCACGTTCGTCGAGGACGAGGCGGTCGTCATCGAGCTCACCGGCGCCCACAAGCGGTATCACTGTCCGCTGGCCCGGACCGTGTCCCTCGGTAAGCCGTCGAAGGATCTCGACTACGTCGCGAACGCCACCGCCGAAGGCCTCAACAACGTCCTCGACACCATCCGCCCCGGGGTGGCCACGCGGGAGCTCGCCTCCACCTGGAACTGGACTCTCGCCAAGTACGGGCTGGAAAAGCCCTCGCGCCTGGGATACTCGATCGGCATCGGGTATCCCCCCGACTGGGGTGAGCGCACCATCAGCATCCGGACCGAGGACGAGACGGTCCTCGAGACCAACATGACCTTCCACATCGTCTGCGGAATGTGGATGGACGACTACGGTTTCGAGCTGTCCGAGTCCGTCCGGGTGAGCCCTACCGGCGTGGAGACGTTCACCAGCTTCCCACGCGAACTGATCCGCAAATAG
- a CDS encoding NAD-dependent succinate-semialdehyde dehydrogenase — protein MTATVSAPAAAQAISRIHTDLFIDGRWAPAASGATFTVENPATGEALAQVADGNADDARRALQTAADHQAAWAATSPRSRSEILYRAYQLIIERTDEIAAVMTAEMGKPFPEARGEVAYGAEFFRWFAEEAVRIGGDHTITGDGANRVVVSKQPVGPCVLVTPWNFPLAMGTRKIGPAVAAGCTMVFKPAELTPLTALLLTEILAEAGLPDGVLNVVTTSDPGAVVGEWMTSGKARKVSFTGSTEVGKILLGQAAGTVMRTSMELGGNAPFIVCADADVDRAIEGVMVAKMRNMGQACTAANRIFVHRGVLDEFTEKLSARMGGLVVGDGSHDGTQVGPLVEQKAVDKVTALVSDAVGRGARIVCGGERPTGAGHFYPPTVLTDVDPAADLMHTEIFGPVAAIIPFGTDGADSTATGTSDDEEVVRLANDTPWGLVGYLFTRDIDRADRLSTKLEVGMVGVNTGLVSNPAAPFGGVKQSGLGREGGRLGIEEFLDVKYIARPIPTS, from the coding sequence ATGACCGCCACCGTCTCTGCCCCCGCCGCCGCCCAGGCGATCTCACGCATCCACACCGACCTCTTCATCGACGGGCGATGGGCGCCCGCGGCCTCCGGTGCGACCTTCACCGTCGAGAACCCGGCAACCGGCGAGGCGCTCGCCCAGGTTGCCGACGGCAATGCCGACGACGCACGCCGGGCCCTGCAGACCGCCGCCGACCATCAGGCGGCATGGGCGGCCACGTCGCCGCGCTCTCGCAGTGAGATCCTGTATCGCGCCTACCAACTCATCATCGAGCGCACCGACGAGATCGCGGCCGTCATGACCGCCGAGATGGGCAAGCCCTTCCCCGAGGCACGCGGCGAGGTGGCCTACGGCGCAGAATTCTTCCGCTGGTTCGCCGAAGAGGCCGTCCGCATCGGCGGTGACCACACCATCACCGGCGACGGCGCCAACCGCGTCGTCGTGTCCAAGCAGCCCGTCGGACCGTGTGTGCTCGTCACCCCCTGGAACTTCCCGCTCGCCATGGGCACCCGCAAGATCGGGCCCGCGGTCGCGGCCGGGTGCACGATGGTCTTCAAGCCCGCCGAACTCACGCCGCTCACCGCGTTGCTGCTCACCGAGATCCTCGCCGAAGCGGGGCTGCCCGACGGGGTCCTCAACGTGGTCACCACCTCGGACCCGGGAGCCGTCGTCGGCGAATGGATGACGTCGGGCAAGGCACGCAAGGTCAGTTTCACGGGATCCACCGAGGTCGGCAAGATCCTTCTCGGCCAGGCAGCCGGCACGGTGATGCGCACCTCGATGGAACTCGGCGGCAATGCGCCCTTCATCGTCTGTGCCGACGCCGACGTCGACCGCGCGATCGAAGGCGTGATGGTCGCGAAGATGCGCAACATGGGTCAGGCGTGCACCGCGGCCAATCGGATCTTCGTGCATCGCGGTGTGCTCGACGAGTTCACCGAGAAGCTCAGCGCCCGGATGGGCGGCCTCGTCGTCGGTGACGGCAGCCACGACGGCACCCAGGTCGGTCCGCTCGTCGAGCAGAAGGCCGTCGACAAGGTCACCGCCCTGGTCTCCGACGCCGTCGGGCGCGGCGCCCGGATCGTCTGCGGTGGCGAACGCCCCACTGGCGCAGGTCATTTCTATCCTCCGACGGTGCTCACCGACGTCGATCCGGCGGCCGATCTCATGCACACCGAGATCTTCGGCCCCGTGGCCGCGATCATTCCGTTCGGAACCGACGGCGCGGATTCGACAGCAACCGGCACCTCCGACGACGAAGAGGTGGTGCGGCTCGCCAACGACACCCCCTGGGGCCTGGTCGGCTACCTCTTCACCCGCGACATCGACCGCGCCGATCGGCTGTCCACCAAGCTCGAGGTCGGTATGGTCGGCGTCAACACCGGACTCGTGTCGAACCCGGCCGCGCCCTTCGGCGGCGTGAAGCAGTCGGGCCTCGGACGCGAAGGCGGCCGCCTGGGAATCGAGGAGTTCCTGGACGTCAAGTACATTGCCCGGCCCATCCCGACGTCGTGA
- a CDS encoding FAD-binding and (Fe-S)-binding domain-containing protein, protein MTPAPTTGDAQTDVAGDLDALGVEVDRSSRRLAEYSYDASNYRIRPVAVVFPHNADDVARTVAYCHTHRIPLIPRGGGTSMGGNAIGPGIVMDLSRHMDRVLEVDAESGTAVAESGIVLTTLAAHARAATDGALTFAPDPSSASRATLGGAIGNDACGNHSVRHGRTTDHVDELYLVTADGLRLTATRHGLEPTLASDAAAATRAAELTERLDDLAARNMAILRTDLETIPRQVSGYHLSKLLPENGFDVARALVGSEGTCAVVVGARVRLVPVAASPLLICVGYPTVSDAARDIPAILPYAPSAVEGIDRKIVATMAARRGRDTVAALPGVADRECTAWLFIDIDEQSAARRSETDVGATAKLLLDDLRSRGRMIAGTTVPDPVARKTLWRVREDGAGLSSRLADPDDDSVGADYESWPGWEDAAVAPERLADYLDEFTALLEHHHLTGVMYGHFGAGCMHVRITFDLRSAAGRATMDRFCTDAARLVVAHGGSLSGEHGDGRARSALLPIMYSPAMLSAFAEFKQIWDPQGTLNPGSIVDAPPITDDLALADVPARSWPTMFTLTAAEPGEPAEGHLDPFVHAVQGCIGVGRCRSSSGGVMCPSYRATRDEKDSTRGRARVLQDMVRTAPDIETGWQSTDVADALELCLSCKACSTDCPTGVDMATYKSEFLHHHYRGRRRPMSHYSLGWMPAWLGAAGTLAPVINAALKSPMRRLAARGGGLDPRRSMPRFATRRDRREHLGALPHVTAASDTVLFVDSFTKAFRPHVATAAAEVLGSTGDVVGCSADNCCALTWISTGQLTHARKVLTRTAANLDDGTDRPIVVPEPSCAAALRKDLPELVDTEAARRVASRVHSFADHLPRLMEAGWQPDGLPDSVTLQTHCHEHAVFGATTGAATLRKLGVEVHTADGCCGVAGNFGFERGHYEVSVAVAEHALAPALRAAPDRPVITDGFSCAMSVEHLTATDPEISSTGIHLAELLTRRPPPPPTATEIPPTATGSPPTETTAPPADLTDPEGA, encoded by the coding sequence ATGACACCTGCCCCGACAACCGGCGACGCGCAGACCGATGTCGCCGGCGACCTCGACGCCCTCGGCGTCGAGGTCGATCGCTCGTCGCGGCGTCTGGCGGAATACTCCTACGACGCCTCGAATTACCGGATCCGTCCGGTCGCCGTGGTCTTCCCCCACAACGCCGACGACGTCGCGCGTACGGTCGCGTACTGCCACACCCACCGCATCCCACTGATCCCACGCGGGGGTGGGACCTCGATGGGCGGCAACGCCATCGGCCCCGGCATCGTGATGGACCTGTCCCGGCACATGGACCGGGTCCTGGAGGTCGACGCCGAATCCGGCACCGCGGTCGCGGAGTCCGGGATCGTGCTGACGACGCTCGCCGCGCATGCGCGGGCCGCCACCGACGGTGCGCTCACCTTCGCCCCCGATCCGTCGTCGGCGTCGCGGGCGACCCTCGGTGGCGCGATCGGCAACGATGCGTGCGGGAATCATTCGGTGCGGCACGGCCGTACCACCGACCACGTCGACGAGCTCTACCTCGTGACCGCCGACGGTCTGCGTCTCACCGCCACCCGCCACGGGCTCGAGCCCACCCTCGCCTCCGATGCGGCGGCCGCCACACGAGCGGCAGAGCTCACCGAGCGGCTCGACGACCTCGCCGCGCGCAACATGGCGATCCTGCGCACCGACCTCGAGACCATTCCCCGCCAGGTCTCCGGATACCATCTATCGAAGCTGTTGCCGGAGAACGGTTTCGACGTCGCACGCGCACTCGTCGGCAGCGAGGGGACCTGTGCCGTGGTAGTGGGCGCTCGGGTCCGGCTGGTGCCCGTCGCCGCGTCACCGTTGCTGATCTGCGTCGGCTATCCGACGGTCAGCGACGCCGCCCGCGACATCCCGGCCATCCTGCCGTATGCACCGTCGGCGGTCGAAGGCATCGACCGCAAGATCGTCGCCACCATGGCCGCCCGTCGCGGACGGGACACGGTGGCCGCGCTGCCCGGAGTGGCCGACCGCGAGTGCACCGCATGGCTGTTCATCGACATCGACGAACAGAGTGCCGCACGCAGATCCGAGACGGACGTGGGCGCCACGGCGAAGCTCCTCCTCGACGACCTCCGCTCTCGAGGGCGGATGATTGCGGGCACCACGGTGCCTGATCCGGTTGCGCGCAAGACACTCTGGCGCGTCCGCGAGGACGGGGCCGGTCTGTCGTCCCGCCTCGCCGATCCCGACGACGACAGCGTAGGTGCGGATTACGAGTCCTGGCCGGGGTGGGAGGACGCCGCCGTCGCTCCCGAGCGGCTCGCCGACTACCTCGACGAGTTCACCGCCCTCCTCGAACATCACCACCTCACCGGGGTGATGTACGGACATTTCGGCGCCGGATGTATGCACGTCCGCATCACCTTTGACCTACGCAGTGCCGCAGGACGTGCGACGATGGACCGCTTCTGCACGGACGCAGCCCGTCTCGTCGTCGCACACGGCGGGTCGTTGTCGGGCGAGCACGGTGACGGTCGTGCACGGTCGGCGTTGCTGCCCATCATGTACTCCCCGGCGATGCTCTCCGCGTTCGCCGAGTTCAAGCAGATCTGGGATCCGCAGGGCACGCTGAACCCGGGTTCGATCGTCGATGCACCACCGATCACCGACGACCTCGCCCTCGCCGACGTCCCGGCGCGGTCCTGGCCCACCATGTTCACCCTCACCGCGGCCGAGCCGGGCGAGCCGGCCGAAGGACATCTCGATCCGTTCGTGCACGCGGTGCAGGGTTGTATCGGGGTGGGACGGTGCCGGTCGTCGTCCGGCGGCGTCATGTGTCCCAGCTATCGCGCGACCCGCGACGAGAAGGACTCCACCCGCGGTCGTGCGCGCGTTCTGCAGGACATGGTGCGTACCGCTCCTGACATCGAGACCGGCTGGCAGTCAACCGATGTGGCCGATGCGTTGGAGTTGTGCCTCTCCTGCAAGGCGTGCTCCACCGATTGTCCCACCGGTGTGGACATGGCGACCTACAAGTCCGAGTTCCTCCACCACCATTACCGCGGTCGTCGTCGTCCGATGTCGCATTACTCGCTGGGCTGGATGCCTGCGTGGCTCGGTGCGGCGGGTACGCTGGCCCCGGTCATCAACGCGGCGCTGAAGAGTCCGATGCGACGCCTGGCCGCCCGCGGCGGTGGACTCGATCCACGGCGCAGCATGCCCCGCTTCGCCACCCGGCGCGATCGCCGCGAACATCTGGGAGCGCTGCCACATGTCACCGCGGCCAGCGACACGGTGCTGTTCGTCGACTCGTTCACAAAGGCCTTCCGGCCCCACGTCGCCACCGCCGCCGCCGAGGTCCTCGGCTCCACCGGCGACGTGGTCGGTTGCAGCGCCGACAACTGTTGCGCGCTCACCTGGATCTCCACCGGGCAACTGACGCACGCCCGCAAGGTGCTCACGCGGACGGCCGCGAACCTCGACGACGGCACCGACCGCCCGATCGTGGTGCCCGAACCGAGTTGCGCGGCCGCTCTGCGCAAGGATCTCCCGGAGCTCGTGGACACCGAGGCGGCCCGCCGAGTGGCATCGCGGGTGCACAGTTTTGCCGATCACCTGCCGCGACTCATGGAGGCCGGCTGGCAGCCCGATGGTCTACCCGATTCGGTCACCCTGCAGACCCACTGCCACGAACACGCGGTGTTCGGTGCGACCACCGGTGCCGCGACCCTCCGCAAGCTCGGCGTCGAGGTCCACACCGCCGACGGATGTTGCGGCGTGGCAGGCAACTTCGGCTTCGAGCGGGGACACTATGAGGTGAGTGTCGCAGTCGCCGAGCACGCCCTCGCGCCTGCGCTGCGCGCGGCACCCGACCGACCGGTCATCACCGACGGTTTCAGCTGCGCCATGTCCGTCGAGCATTTGACCGCCACCGATCCCGAGATCTCGTCGACAGGAATCCACCTCGCCGAACTCCTCACCCGCAGACCCCCACCTCCGCCGACAGCAACCGAGATCCCGCCGACAGCAACCGGTTCGCCGCCGACGGAAACCACCGCCCCACCCGCCGATCTCACCGACCCCGAAGGAGCGTGA
- a CDS encoding aminotransferase class III-fold pyridoxal phosphate-dependent enzyme, whose protein sequence is MTVTAESMQTAQTATLSPALKQATPVVVDHALGSWIHGTDGNDYLDFTTGIGVTSTGHCHPRVVAAAQEQCTKIIHAQYTTVMHPPLLELTEKLGHVLPLGLDSVFYANSGSEAVEAAIRLARMATARPNIVVFQGGFHGRTVAAASLTTAGTKFSAGFSPLMAGVHMSPFPYAYRYGWDTDTAVDFALRELDYLLLSRVAPNDTAAFLIEPVLGDGGYLPTPPRFLQGLRERADRHGILLILDEVQAGFGRTGKFWGHQHADSDSSRRSTGPLTPDILITAKGLASGFPISAIAASTELMSKAWPGSQGGTYGGNAVAAAAAVATIDVIQDENLVDNARVRGEQMLAGLRDIASRFEAIGDVRGLGLMAGIEFVASGDGATPVPDAAAAAAVQQATTRHGLLTLTCGPAGNVVRLIPALVVTEDEIAMGLERFAAALSDVLPRDTLG, encoded by the coding sequence ATGACCGTCACCGCCGAATCCATGCAGACCGCCCAGACCGCGACGCTCAGCCCCGCGCTCAAACAGGCCACACCCGTCGTGGTCGACCATGCGCTCGGTTCGTGGATTCATGGCACCGACGGCAACGACTACCTGGACTTCACCACCGGCATCGGCGTCACCAGCACCGGCCATTGCCACCCGCGGGTCGTCGCGGCCGCGCAGGAGCAGTGCACCAAGATCATCCACGCCCAGTACACAACGGTGATGCACCCGCCGTTGCTCGAATTGACCGAGAAACTCGGCCACGTCCTGCCACTCGGACTCGACTCCGTGTTCTATGCCAACTCGGGGTCCGAAGCCGTGGAAGCGGCCATCCGACTCGCCCGCATGGCGACCGCACGCCCGAACATCGTCGTGTTCCAGGGCGGCTTCCACGGGCGGACCGTCGCCGCGGCCAGCCTGACGACCGCCGGCACCAAGTTCTCCGCGGGCTTCTCACCGCTGATGGCCGGCGTCCACATGTCCCCGTTCCCGTACGCCTACCGCTACGGCTGGGACACCGACACCGCCGTCGACTTTGCGCTGCGCGAGCTCGACTACCTCCTGCTGTCGCGGGTCGCCCCCAACGACACAGCCGCCTTCCTCATCGAGCCGGTCCTCGGCGATGGCGGCTACCTCCCCACCCCGCCGCGTTTCCTGCAGGGGCTGCGTGAGCGTGCCGACCGGCACGGCATCCTCCTCATCCTCGACGAGGTGCAGGCCGGCTTCGGTCGCACCGGCAAATTCTGGGGCCATCAGCACGCCGACAGCGATTCCTCCCGCCGCTCCACCGGCCCGCTGACCCCCGACATCCTCATCACCGCCAAGGGCCTGGCCTCCGGATTCCCGATCTCCGCCATCGCGGCATCGACCGAACTGATGAGCAAGGCATGGCCGGGTTCGCAGGGCGGCACCTACGGCGGCAATGCGGTGGCCGCCGCGGCCGCCGTCGCCACCATCGACGTCATCCAGGATGAGAACCTGGTCGACAACGCGCGGGTTCGCGGTGAGCAGATGCTCGCCGGCCTGCGCGACATCGCCTCCCGCTTCGAAGCGATCGGCGACGTGCGCGGTCTGGGTCTGATGGCCGGCATCGAATTCGTCGCCAGTGGTGACGGCGCCACCCCGGTCCCCGATGCGGCTGCCGCAGCAGCGGTCCAGCAGGCCACCACCCGGCACGGCCTGCTGACCCTCACCTGTGGTCCGGCCGGCAACGTCGTGCGGTTGATACCGGCGCTCGTCGTCACCGAGGACGAGATCGCGATGGGCCTCGAACGATTCGCGGCGGCCCTGTCGGACGTGCTCCCACGCGATACGCTCGGTTGA
- a CDS encoding MarR family transcriptional regulator: protein MTTPPDPQRLLSDSALTVFRLNGQFLALAEELARPAGLTATRWQVVGAVLQQPLTVSDIARAMGITRQSVQRTADLLAADGLVEYRDNPGHRRAKLVHATPAGVAAVRRINPDHRAAAARIASSMSPEDWQRALDALRELSSALTMSNC, encoded by the coding sequence GTGACCACTCCCCCGGACCCGCAACGCCTGCTCTCCGACAGCGCGCTCACCGTCTTCCGTCTCAACGGGCAATTCCTGGCGCTCGCCGAGGAACTCGCTCGACCGGCCGGCCTCACCGCCACCCGGTGGCAGGTGGTCGGGGCCGTCCTGCAGCAACCCCTGACGGTCTCCGACATCGCCCGCGCAATGGGGATCACCCGTCAGAGCGTGCAACGTACTGCCGACCTGCTCGCCGCGGACGGTCTCGTCGAGTACCGCGACAACCCCGGGCACCGCCGCGCCAAGCTGGTGCACGCGACGCCGGCAGGCGTCGCGGCGGTCCGCCGGATCAACCCGGATCACCGCGCGGCCGCCGCACGGATCGCTTCGTCGATGTCACCGGAGGACTGGCAGCGAGCCCTCGACGCCCTGCGCGAACTGAGCTCGGCTTTGACGATGTCGAATTGTTGA
- a CDS encoding DJ-1/PfpI family protein, whose amino-acid sequence MKTVHLGIYPTLADWEYGYVAAGINNPEYQRDPGAFRIVTVGATRDPVRTIGGVTMVPDTTLDDVSPDDSVMLVLPGAQVWDTNDAFVDAARRWVAAEVPVAGICGATIGLARAGLLDDRRHTSNAAEQLEPTGYAGAAHYVDAPAVTDRGVVTAAAVAPVEFAREVFRLLGVYEPGVLDAWYQLYGHHDPRGFYALADPS is encoded by the coding sequence ATGAAGACTGTTCATCTGGGCATCTATCCGACCCTTGCCGACTGGGAGTACGGCTACGTGGCGGCCGGTATCAACAATCCCGAGTACCAGCGCGACCCCGGCGCTTTCCGAATCGTCACCGTCGGCGCGACGCGCGACCCGGTCCGCACCATCGGCGGCGTGACGATGGTTCCGGACACCACACTCGACGACGTGTCACCCGACGACAGTGTCATGCTCGTCCTCCCCGGTGCGCAGGTCTGGGACACCAACGACGCGTTCGTCGACGCGGCGCGGCGCTGGGTCGCCGCAGAGGTGCCGGTCGCCGGGATCTGCGGTGCGACAATCGGTTTGGCCCGGGCCGGCCTGCTCGACGATCGACGCCACACCAGCAACGCGGCGGAGCAACTCGAACCGACCGGATATGCCGGCGCCGCGCACTATGTCGACGCTCCCGCCGTCACCGACCGCGGGGTGGTCACCGCGGCCGCCGTCGCACCGGTCGAATTCGCACGAGAGGTGTTCAGGCTGCTGGGCGTCTACGAGCCGGGCGTGCTCGACGCCTGGTATCAGCTCTACGGGCACCATGACCCGCGCGGCTTCTACGCCCTCGCGGACCCGTCGTGA
- a CDS encoding D-2-hydroxyacid dehydrogenase, translated as MATFRPTIALLGARGVPSPVNLDEIADLATIRQCTAETLPDALPGSDILLVWDFFSRALKDNWGPRTADLRWVHVCAAGVDSLLFDDLRTADVVVTNAAGVFDRPIAEFVLASIMARDKQLHLSKALQSERVWRHRETTRTEGSTALVIGTGGIGRATARLLSAVGVRVTGAGRTPRESDADFGSVLPTSDLASYVGDFDNVVTIAPLTPQTDRMIDVTVLRAMRDDAHLINVGRGQLVDEPAMIEALAAGEIGAASLDVFTDEPLDPSSPLWAMDNVAISAHMSGDVVGWRDELARQFLANLRRYLDADGQSPSEVLGNIVDKERGYVVSTGHGGGDSRL; from the coding sequence GTGGCCACCTTCAGACCGACCATCGCACTCCTCGGGGCCCGGGGCGTTCCCTCGCCGGTCAACCTGGACGAGATCGCCGATCTCGCGACAATTCGGCAGTGCACTGCCGAGACTCTTCCCGACGCGCTCCCCGGTTCCGACATCCTGCTCGTGTGGGACTTCTTTTCCCGTGCGCTGAAAGACAATTGGGGACCGCGGACGGCCGACCTGCGATGGGTGCACGTGTGCGCGGCAGGGGTGGATTCGTTGCTGTTCGACGACCTGCGTACGGCAGATGTGGTGGTCACCAACGCGGCCGGCGTCTTCGACCGGCCGATCGCCGAGTTCGTCTTGGCGTCGATCATGGCCCGGGACAAGCAGTTACACCTCTCCAAGGCGTTGCAGTCCGAGCGGGTGTGGCGCCATCGTGAGACGACCCGGACGGAGGGCTCGACCGCGTTGGTGATCGGGACCGGCGGGATCGGCCGGGCCACCGCCCGGTTGTTGAGCGCCGTGGGTGTTCGCGTCACCGGAGCGGGCCGCACCCCGCGCGAGTCCGATGCCGACTTCGGCTCCGTGCTCCCGACGTCGGACCTCGCCTCCTACGTCGGTGACTTCGACAATGTGGTGACCATCGCGCCGCTGACGCCCCAGACCGACCGCATGATCGACGTCACGGTGCTGCGGGCGATGCGCGACGACGCGCATCTGATCAACGTGGGGCGGGGGCAGTTGGTGGACGAACCGGCGATGATCGAGGCGTTGGCGGCCGGCGAGATCGGTGCGGCCTCCCTCGACGTGTTCACCGACGAACCCCTCGATCCATCGAGCCCGCTCTGGGCGATGGACAACGTCGCGATCTCCGCGCACATGAGCGGTGACGTGGTGGGGTGGCGCGACGAGCTCGCGCGGCAGTTCCTCGCGAATCTGCGCCGCTACCTCGACGCGGACGGGCAATCGCCGTCCGAAGTGCTGGGCAACATCGTCGACAAGGAGCGAGGTTATGTCGTGAGCACGGGTCACGGCGGCGGCGATAGTAGGCTGTAG
- a CDS encoding orotate phosphoribosyltransferase, producing MSSSASVPPSVNEDGRARLAELVTELAVVHGRVTLSSGKEADYYVDLRRATLHHEASRLIGSLMRELTSDWDYRSVGGLTLGADPVATSIMHAPGREIDSFVVRKAAKAHGMQRQIEGPDIVGRNVLIVEDTSTTGASPSAAVKAARDVGATVVGVATVVDRATGADEVIGALGVPYRSLLGLSDLGLA from the coding sequence ATGTCCTCGTCCGCGTCAGTGCCGCCCAGCGTCAACGAAGATGGACGTGCCCGACTGGCCGAGCTCGTCACCGAACTCGCCGTGGTGCATGGCCGGGTGACGCTCTCGTCGGGCAAGGAAGCCGACTACTACGTCGACCTGCGCCGCGCGACATTGCATCACGAGGCATCTCGACTGATCGGCAGTCTCATGCGCGAGCTCACCTCCGACTGGGACTACCGTTCCGTCGGCGGGCTCACGCTCGGCGCGGACCCGGTGGCCACGTCGATCATGCACGCGCCCGGTCGTGAGATCGATTCGTTCGTGGTGCGCAAGGCCGCCAAGGCCCACGGCATGCAACGCCAGATCGAAGGGCCCGACATCGTCGGACGGAATGTCCTGATCGTCGAGGACACGTCCACCACCGGTGCGTCGCCCTCGGCCGCGGTGAAGGCGGCCCGTGACGTCGGTGCGACGGTGGTCGGCGTGGCCACCGTGGTGGACCGTGCCACCGGCGCCGACGAGGTGATCGGGGCTCTCGGCGTGCCGTACCGCTCGCTGCTCGGGCTGAGCGACCTCGGACTGGCCTGA
- a CDS encoding TrmH family RNA methyltransferase, with product MDEPGPTEWQPRSGPAVGVGPWDSGRDGPPTDPRYDPELLADGDTRNVVDAYRYWTREAIVADIDARRHPFHVAIENFAHDANIGTVVRTANAFAAAAVHIVGRRRWNRRGAMVTDRYQHLMHHDSVADLIDWARGEGIAVVAVDNTPGAEPLETADLPRACVLLFGQEGPGVSDDAQRHADLTVSIAQFGSTRSINAGVAAGIAMHAWIRQHADLGRAW from the coding sequence GTGGACGAGCCCGGGCCGACCGAGTGGCAACCCCGGTCGGGACCGGCGGTGGGCGTGGGGCCGTGGGACAGCGGGCGCGACGGCCCGCCGACCGATCCTCGATACGATCCCGAGCTACTCGCCGACGGCGACACCCGCAACGTGGTGGATGCCTACCGCTATTGGACGCGCGAGGCGATCGTCGCCGACATCGACGCCCGGCGGCATCCGTTCCACGTCGCGATCGAGAACTTCGCCCACGACGCCAACATCGGCACCGTCGTCCGGACGGCCAACGCCTTTGCGGCGGCAGCGGTGCACATCGTCGGCCGACGACGGTGGAACCGTCGCGGGGCGATGGTGACCGACCGCTATCAGCATCTGATGCATCATGATTCGGTGGCCGACCTGATCGACTGGGCACGCGGAGAGGGGATCGCCGTGGTCGCGGTGGACAATACGCCCGGCGCCGAGCCGCTCGAGACCGCCGACCTCCCGCGCGCATGCGTGCTGCTCTTCGGACAAGAGGGCCCCGGTGTGAGTGACGACGCGCAACGTCACGCCGACCTCACCGTGTCGATCGCACAGTTCGGGTCGACGCGGAGCATCAATGCCGGTGTGGCCGCGGGGATTGCGATGCACGCCTGGATTCGGCAGCATGCGGATCTCGGTCGGGCGTGGTAG